The DNA segment CACCTTCGAGGGTTGCGACGAACAGCTGGTCGTCGCGGACACCCCCGGCAAACTCACCGAGGAACTGGACATCGTGCTCGAACCCGCCGACGAGATGATACTCCTCGTGAGCGCCGAAGGGGCCGAGGAGGCCGAGGCGTGGCGCCGGCAGGCCGAGTCACACGGCATCGACGTCCGGTGGTTCCTGACCACAGTGCTGGACGAAGAAGCCGACCTCGGATGGCGAGACGACGAGGAGGAAAGCGAGGAAGGCGGCGAGCAGGCCAGAGATGGCGTGATTCGGAGCGTCGAGCGCCCGGCGTTCGAGGAGCGCGGAATCGACGCCTACGACCCGGAGTCGGCCCGCGCGATTCGCCGAGTCGCGCGGGACCTCGTTGAGCGGGCGACGCGAGTCGAAGCGTGAGCGCGGACGGCGACTGCGGTCGACGGGTGTGAAACCCTGTACCGTTTTTTCGTGCGGTCAGGCGACTGTCTCCCGGCGCGCGGTCGCCGAGAGTGCACACGTTCGTGCACATGGAAAGGCATTAATCCGGCGTGTCTGTACAGAAGAGTGAATGAGTCTCTCCGAGCCAGACCGCGAACTGGTCGTCGCCGAACTCGACCGGGAGCCGACCCCGGCGGAGGCGGCCCTCTTCGAGAACCTCTGGAGCGAACACTGCGCGTACCGCTCGTCCCGACCGCTGCTCTCGGCGTTCGACTCCGAGGGCGAGCAGGTCGTCGTCGGACCGGGCGACGACGCCGCCGTGGTGGCCGTTCCGTCCCACGGCGGCGCCGACGAGGAGACGTACATCACGATGGGCATCGAGAGCCACAACCACCCCTCGTTCGTCGACCCCTACGACGGCGCGGCGACCGGCGTCGGCGGTATCGTCCGCGACACGCTCTCGATGGGCGCCTACCCCATCGCGCTGGCCGACTCGCTGTACTTCGGCGACTTCGATCGCGAGCACTCGCGCTACCTGCTGGAGGGCGTCGTTGAGGGCATCTCGGACTACGGCAACTCCATCGGCGTCCCGACCGTGACGGGGAGCACCGAGTTCCACCCCGACTACGAGGGCAACCCGCTGGTCAACGTCGCCTGCGTCGGCCTACTGTCGGCCGACCGCCTCGTGACCGCCGACGCGAAGGAACCCGGCAACAAACTGGTGCTCGTGGGCAACGCGACCGGCCGCGACGGACTGGGCGGTGCGAGCTTCGCCAGCGAGGACCTCGGCGAGGACGCCGAAACCGAGGACCGCCCGGCGGTCCAGGTCGGCGACCCTTACACCGAGAAACTCCTGATAGAAGCCAACGAGGCGCTGCTCGACGAGGACCTCGTGGAGGCGGCCCGCGACCTCGGGGCGGCCGGCCTGGGCGGCGCGTCCTCCGAGATGGTTTCGAAGGGCGGACTCGGCGCGGAGATTCGCCTCGAGGAGGTCCACCAGCGCGAACCGAACATGAATGCGCTCGAAATCCTACTCGCGGAGTCCCAGGAGCGGATGTGCTACGAAGTTCGCCCGGAGAACGTCGAGGCGGTCCGCGCCGTCGCCGAGAAGTACGACCTCGGCTGTTCGGTCATCGGCGAGGTCACGGAGGGCAACTACGTCTGCACGTTCGAGGGCGAGACGGTCGTCGACGTCGACGCCCACTTCCTCGGCGAGGGCGCGCCGATGAACGACCTCCCGTCCGAGGACTCCGAACAGCCCGCACGGGACCTGCCCGAGGTCGACCTCCGGGAGGCGTTCGAGGCGGTCGTCGCCAGTCCGAACTGCGCCAGCAAGCGGTGGGTCTACCGCCAGTACGACCACGAGGTCCAGGTCCGGACCGCGGTCGCGCCGGGCGACGACGCGGCGCTACTCGCGCTCCGCGAAGCCGAAACCGGCCTCGCGTTCTCCTCGGGCGCGGTCCCGCGCTGGACGAGCGTCGCCCCCTACGACGGCGCTCGGGCAGTGGCGCTCGAAAACGCAACCAACGTCGCCGCGAAGGGCGCGATGCCGCTTGCCGCGGTCGACTGCCTCAACGGCGGCAACCCCGAGAAGCCCGACGTCTACGGCGGTTTCCAAGCCATAATCTCCGGTCTAGCCGACATGTGCTCGGAGCTGTCGGTGCCGGTCGTCGGCGGCAACGTCTCGCTGTACAACGACTCGCCGTCCGGCCCGATTCCGCCGACGCCCACGCTGGCGATGACTGGCACGAAGGCGGGCTACGACGCTCCGCCCGCGGCGCTCGCGGGCGAGGGGACGCTCCTGCTCGTCGGGGCAGGCGGCGAGTCGACGCTCGGCGGATCGGAGTACCTCGCGCAGTTCGGCGGGAGCGACCGCTTCCCCGACCTCCCTGAGAACGCGAGCGAGGTCGTCGCGGCGCTCGCAGAGTCCGCGAACCTCCTCGGGACGCTCGCGGTCCACGACGTCAGCGACGGCGGCCTGGCCGTGACGCTCGCCGAGATGGTCACCCCGAGCGCCGGCGCGTCGGTCGAACTCGCCGGTGAGGCGGTAGACGCCGCCTCGCCCGCGGAACTGCTGTTCGCGGAGACGCCCGGCCGCGCGGTGGTCGAGACGACCGACCCCGACGCGGTCCGCGAAACCTTCGAGGGCGTCGCGCCGGTCGTCGAACTCGGGTCGGCCGACGATTCCGGAACGCTCTCGCTGTCCGTCGGCGAGGAGTCGCTCTCCGTTGACGCCGACGAAATCGCAGAGCTCCGGGATACGCTTGCCCGGGAACTGGACTGAACTCCGTCGGCAAGTTCGACGATTCGATTACGCGGTTCTGATTTTGGGGACGGCGCGTGCTGGTGCGGCCGGCGGTTTCGGCCGCACCCACACGCGCGAGGGATGAGCGAACGAGCGAAGCGAGTGAGTGAATCGGCTGGGGAGGCGTGTGGCTGTGGCGGGGCGGTTGCGGTTTCTCAGTTGCGTCGTGCGAGTAGCGGTCACCGTCGCAGAGTCAGTCCGAACTGGCCGTGGAGACGAGCCGTGTCACCGTCGCAGAATCGTCCGCTATCAGCCAACACCGATGGAGTCGTAGCGGCGAGAAGATTTCGCGAAAACGAGCGGAGAGAACGACGATTACGCCAGAACGAGCGGGAGAACGAACGCCACCGCCAGTCCCACGGCCAGCACGGCGAAACCGATGCCGACCTGCGAAGTCGAGAAGTCCTGCATCGGTGAGGTCACGCGGTCCATCTCCTGGGCCTCGTGGCCGTGGACGTCGTCGGTGTGGGCGTCTCGTTCCGAGGGGTCTTCTTGGTCGCTCATGCTCGACGATTACGCCGCCCGCCACTTAAACGCACCCAAACGCCCCAATCGTGAATCGCGAATCGACGGGCCACCGTCGCGGGGAAGGTGGCGGTGTTCGTGGGGAATAAACCGGTGGACCACGTTCGTCCGGACGATGGAAGGGCGAGCACCCGCTGGCGCTTCGGAGCGAGGCGAGGAGTGGTGGAAGGAGGCAGTGGTCTATCAGATCTATCCCCGGAGTTTCGCCGACTCCGACGGCGACGGCGTCGGCGACCTGCGCGGCATCGAGTCGAAACTCGACTACCTCGACGAACTCGGCGTCGACGTGGTGTGGCTCAATCCGGTGTACGACTCGCCGCACGCCGACAACGGCTACGACATCCGCGACTACCGGGCCATCGACGACGACTTCGGGACGATGGACGACTGGGAGTCGCTCCTGTCGAGCCTCCACGACCGCGACATCCGCCTTATCATGGACCTCGTGGTCAACCACACCTCCGACGAACACGAGTGGTTCCAGCGCGGTCGCGAGGACCCCGACTCCGAGTACCGCGACTTCTACATCTGGCGGGAGGGCCGCGGCGACGGCCCCGGCGGGAAGGGCGAACCGCCGAACAACTGGGAGTCGGCGTTCGGCGGGTCGGCCTGGACGTACGACGAGCGGGTCGGGAAGTACTACCTCCACCTCTTCGACGAGAAGCAACCCGACCTCAACTGGCGCAACCCTGCGGTCCGCGAGCGCGTCTACAACATGATGGAGTGGTGGCTCGACCGGGGCATCGACGGCTTCCGGATGGACGTCGTCGACCTGCTCTCGAAGGCCGAGGGCCTGCCCGACGGCGACCCCGGTTCCGGATGGGTCGGCTCCGAGCACTTCATGAGCGGGCCGAACATCCACGACTACATCGGCGAGATGCACGAGGAAGTCCTGGAAGGCCGGGACGTGATGACCGTCGGCGAGATGCCCGGCGCGACCTTGGAGGAGGCCAGGCGGTACCTCGGGCCGGACGGCGACGGCCTGAACATGATCTTCCACTTCGAGCACATCGACATCGACGTGAAGGAGGGGTCGTGGCACGCCGTCGACGACTGGTCGCTGACGGAACTCAAGGAGATACTGACGAAGTGGCAGGAGGGCCTGCGCGGCGAGGGGTGGAACAGCGTCTACCTGGGCAACCACGACTGGCCCCGGATGGTCTCGCGGTTCGGCGACGACGGACTATACCGCATCGAGTCGGCGAAGATGCTGGCGACGCTGCTGTTCACCCTCGAAGGCACGCCGTACGTCTACCAGGGGGACGAACTCGGGATGACGAACTACCCCTTCTCCGAGCCCGAGGAGGTCGACGACGTGAGCGCGAGGAACTACCTCGAACGCCGGCGCGAGGCGGGCGACCCCGTCGAGGATATCATGGAGGCCATCGAGTACGGAAGCCGGGACAACGCCCGCACGCCGATGCAGTGGTCCGACGAGGAGAACGCCGGGTTCACCGAGGGTGACCCGTGGCTCCAAATCAATCCCAACTACGAGACTGTCAACGCCGCGGACGCCCGGTCGCGCGAGGACTCCGTCTGGCACTACTACCGCGACCTCGTCGAGTTCCGCGACGACACCCCGGCCGCGGTGTACGGCGAATACGACCTGCTGTTGCCCGACGACCCCGACATCTACGCCTACACCCGAACGCTCGGCGATAGCCGACTGCTGGTCGTGTTGAACTTCTTCGACGGGACGCCGACGTTCTCGCTCCCGCCCGAGGTGACCTACGACGAGGCCGTATATCGCCTGGGCAACTACCCCGTCGCGGGCGACGACCCCGGGTCGTTCGAACTGCGGCCTTACGAGGCGCGGGTGTACGAACTCGCGTAGCCGAGCGCGATTTCGGCGGAAACCGGAGACTCCGTTCCGTCACTCGGCGGAGACGACGCGGTGGAGTCCGCCGCCGTCGTCGCCGGTCCCGAGGACGTACACCTCGCCGGCGGCATCCCGGCCGAACGAGAGCACGCGCTGAATCTTCCCGGCGTCGTCGCCGGCGACTTCGAGGACGCGCGTCGGCCACTGGCCGCCGTCCGTGTCACCTCCGCCCGCTCCGTTCTGTCTGCCCGTGGGCCGCGTCGCGGCGAACAATCGCCCGGAGGCGGCGTAGTCGGCGAACAGGTACGTCCCCCGCAGTCCGGGAACGCTCGACCCGCGATAGACGTAGCCGCCGATGACCGAGACGCCGCTGATGGCGGCGTCGGAGTGGGGATACTCGATTATCGGGTCGACCAGCGGTTCGCCGCCCCGGACGTCCTGCGGGGTCCGGTCCGGGCAGTCGTTCGCCCCGTAGCAGTGGGTTCCCTCCTTGACGTTCCAGCCGTAGTTGCCGCCCTTCTCGACCAGGCTGACCTCCTCGTAGGCGCTCTGGCCCACGTCGGCGACGAAGAAGTCCCCGCGGTCGAACGAGAACCGCCACGGGTTGCGGAACCCCCACGCGTAGTGTTCGGGCAGGCCCTCGGAGCCGACCAGCGGATTGTCGTCCGGAATCGCGTAGGGCTTGCCGTCTTCCCGGTTGTTAACGTCGATTCGCAGGATGCTCCCCAGCAGATTCTCTGTCACGTCCTGGCCGTTGCCCCCCGAGACGGCGTCGTACCAGTCGTCGACGTGGCCGGTACCCTGGTCGCCCCCGCTACCGCCGTCGCCGACGCCGAGGTAGAGGTAGCCGTCGGGGCCGAACGCGAGCGACCCGGCGTTGTGGTTGGCCTGAGGTTCGGGAATCTCCAGGATCGCCCGCTCGAAGTCGGGCTTGGCCCGCCTGCCGTTCGCGGTCGCCTCGAACTCCGAGAGGACGAACGTGTGGCTGTAGTCGTCGGGCGTCCCCGAACGCGGAGGCGCGCTGTACCGGACGAACACCCGGCGATTCCGCGCGAAGTTCGGATGGAGCGCGATGCCCAGCAACCCCGTCTCGCTCCCGACGGTGACCGACTCGCGCAGGTCGAGGAACGGTCGGTCGCGGAGGCCGCCCGACTCGTGGACGAAGACTCGACCCTGCTGGTCGGCGACGTACCGCCGGTCGGCGTCTGGGGCGAACTCGACGTCCAGCGGCGCGTCGAACCCGGTCGCCAGCGTCTCCAGGCCGACCGAGTCGGGGACAGATGCCCCCGACTCGGTCGTTTCGCCGGCGTCGGTCGTCGTTTCGGTCCCGGCGGTCGTCCCGGTCGTCGTTCCCTGCCGAGGTTCGTTCGACCCCGAACACCCCGCGAGTCCGGTCACCGCGCCGGCGAGCGCCGTCCCGAGGAAGCGTCGCCTGCTGAAAGGAGGTTCCATGGGAGTCGTCTAGGCTCGCCAACGGAAATAACTGCGTGCGGGAATCGGGGGCGCTCAGTGAGACGAACCGCCGGAAGCGGTCGCCGTGACGGAATAGGGGACGCGCTCGGTGAACCAACCGACGGGTGGGACTGAAAGGGGCCGCTCGCTGGCGGGCCGCAGGCCCCTGGTCGCTTCCGACGGGCCACTATTCGGCGCTCGCCGTGGGCGAGCGTCGAATATCCCGCGGAACGACCGCCAGCGAGCGGGGGCTTTCGAGGCGGTCACAGTCACGATACTGTACGAACACGACGACCCGTACTCTCCGAGTCCCTGCCGCAGTCGAAACCGTGAAACCGCGTTCACGCCAATCCACGAACGACTAGATGACCCTCACCAAACGTATCATCCCGTGCATCGACGTCGACGTCGACGACGACGGCGAGGCGGCGGTGTACACGGGCGTCAACTTCGAGGACCTCCAGTACACGGGCGACCCGGTCGAGATGGCCCGCGAGTACAACGAGTCGGGGGCCGACGAGTTCGTCTTCCTCGACATCACCGCGAGCGCGGAGGGCCGCGAGACGATGCTCGATACCGTCTCGGCGGTCGCAGACGAGGTGTTCATCCCGCTGACCGTCGGCGGCGGCATTCGCACCACGGAGGACATCAAAGAGACGCTCCGCGCCGGCGCCGACAAGGTGTCCATCAACTCCGGCGCGATAGCCAACCCCGACCTCATCGACGAGGGCGCGGCCGCGTTCGGCAGCCAGTGCATCGTCATCTCCGTCGACGCAGAGCGCCGCTACGACGAGCGAGGCGAACACTACGCCGAGGTCGACGGCGAGTCGTGCTGGTTCGAGTGCACCGTCAAGGGCGGCCGCGAGGGCACCGGCCTCGACGTGGTCGAGTGGGCGACCGAGGCCGAGGAGCGCGGTGCGGGCGAACTGTTCGTCAACTCCATCGACGCCGACGGGACCAAGGACGGTTACGACATCCCGCTCACGAAGGCGGTCTGCGACGCCGTGAACACCCCGGTGATCGCCTCCTCGGGTTGCGGCGGTCCCGAGGACATGCACGAGGTGTTCGAGGACGCGGGCGCCGACGCCGCGCTCGCGGCCTCCATCTTCCACTACGGCGAGTACACGATTCGAGAGGTCAAGGAGTACCTCGACGAGCAGGGCGTTCCGGTTCGGCTCTAGGGACGTCTGTCGTCGGCGAGTCGTTCCGTGAGGGGCGGTACGTTTGGTTTTGTGGAGAGCGAAGGATGCGGTAAGAGGCGGAGAAATACAGTACGAGGCGCTGAAAATCCCACTGTGGACCGCAACGCGGACCGCCACTCGCACGAATCAAGTGAAACAGCACCGCCGTCGGACCGGCGGTCCGACGGGCCTGCGTTCGCTACGCTCCCGAAGACGCCAGCGCGCACCGTGACCGACGGACGACTGTTCGCCGTCGATTCCTAAAAGAAAGTTATCGTCTTCACTCCCGAAACTGCGGTCGTCGACTCCCCTTACCGCTCGGGCGCGCGGTACGCCGCGGTCGTCGTGGTGTTCCCGGTGCCCGCTTCGCCTTCGGTCGCGGTGCCGGTCGTCTGCTCGTCACCGCCGCCGAGGACCGAACCGATGCCGACGGAGGCGTTCTCGACGCTCACGCTGTCGGCCTGCACCGCGTCGAGGACCACCGAATCGACGGTCATGTTACCCACCGAGATGGTCGGCGACTCTAACTGGCCCGCGTCGGTCGCGTTCCCGCCGGGGGAGATGGACGCCTGGACGTCGTTGACCTCGACGGTGCCGACGCGGCTCTCGTTGACGTACAGCGAGTCGAGGCTCACGTTCGAGAGCGTGGCGTTCTGGACGGTCGCGGTGCCGTCCTCGGGCGTCGCGTTCCCGAGCAGTGCGTCGGCGACCGTCTGGTTACGGATGGTCACGTTCTGAAGCGTGACGTTCCGGAGCGTGGCGTTGACGACGGTCAGGTTCGACGCCGCGGCGGTGCCGAG comes from the Halorussus vallis genome and includes:
- a CDS encoding GTPase; the encoded protein is MKVAVGGPPNSGKSTFTAALVEEIRERRRDSTVDLSFTWETLDVTDNSLAYLLNERERPERKHEEIEWSDQTARTKRATFEGCDEQLVVADTPGKLTEELDIVLEPADEMILLVSAEGAEEAEAWRRQAESHGIDVRWFLTTVLDEEADLGWRDDEEESEEGGEQARDGVIRSVERPAFEERGIDAYDPESARAIRRVARDLVERATRVEA
- the purL gene encoding phosphoribosylformylglycinamidine synthase subunit PurL, encoding MSLSEPDRELVVAELDREPTPAEAALFENLWSEHCAYRSSRPLLSAFDSEGEQVVVGPGDDAAVVAVPSHGGADEETYITMGIESHNHPSFVDPYDGAATGVGGIVRDTLSMGAYPIALADSLYFGDFDREHSRYLLEGVVEGISDYGNSIGVPTVTGSTEFHPDYEGNPLVNVACVGLLSADRLVTADAKEPGNKLVLVGNATGRDGLGGASFASEDLGEDAETEDRPAVQVGDPYTEKLLIEANEALLDEDLVEAARDLGAAGLGGASSEMVSKGGLGAEIRLEEVHQREPNMNALEILLAESQERMCYEVRPENVEAVRAVAEKYDLGCSVIGEVTEGNYVCTFEGETVVDVDAHFLGEGAPMNDLPSEDSEQPARDLPEVDLREAFEAVVASPNCASKRWVYRQYDHEVQVRTAVAPGDDAALLALREAETGLAFSSGAVPRWTSVAPYDGARAVALENATNVAAKGAMPLAAVDCLNGGNPEKPDVYGGFQAIISGLADMCSELSVPVVGGNVSLYNDSPSGPIPPTPTLAMTGTKAGYDAPPAALAGEGTLLLVGAGGESTLGGSEYLAQFGGSDRFPDLPENASEVVAALAESANLLGTLAVHDVSDGGLAVTLAEMVTPSAGASVELAGEAVDAASPAELLFAETPGRAVVETTDPDAVRETFEGVAPVVELGSADDSGTLSLSVGEESLSVDADEIAELRDTLARELD
- a CDS encoding DUF7550 family protein, whose product is MSDQEDPSERDAHTDDVHGHEAQEMDRVTSPMQDFSTSQVGIGFAVLAVGLAVAFVLPLVLA
- a CDS encoding glycoside hydrolase family 13 protein, with the translated sequence MEGRAPAGASERGEEWWKEAVVYQIYPRSFADSDGDGVGDLRGIESKLDYLDELGVDVVWLNPVYDSPHADNGYDIRDYRAIDDDFGTMDDWESLLSSLHDRDIRLIMDLVVNHTSDEHEWFQRGREDPDSEYRDFYIWREGRGDGPGGKGEPPNNWESAFGGSAWTYDERVGKYYLHLFDEKQPDLNWRNPAVRERVYNMMEWWLDRGIDGFRMDVVDLLSKAEGLPDGDPGSGWVGSEHFMSGPNIHDYIGEMHEEVLEGRDVMTVGEMPGATLEEARRYLGPDGDGLNMIFHFEHIDIDVKEGSWHAVDDWSLTELKEILTKWQEGLRGEGWNSVYLGNHDWPRMVSRFGDDGLYRIESAKMLATLLFTLEGTPYVYQGDELGMTNYPFSEPEEVDDVSARNYLERRREAGDPVEDIMEAIEYGSRDNARTPMQWSDEENAGFTEGDPWLQINPNYETVNAADARSREDSVWHYYRDLVEFRDDTPAAVYGEYDLLLPDDPDIYAYTRTLGDSRLLVVLNFFDGTPTFSLPPEVTYDEAVYRLGNYPVAGDDPGSFELRPYEARVYELA
- a CDS encoding PQQ-dependent sugar dehydrogenase, whose product is MEPPFSRRRFLGTALAGAVTGLAGCSGSNEPRQGTTTGTTAGTETTTDAGETTESGASVPDSVGLETLATGFDAPLDVEFAPDADRRYVADQQGRVFVHESGGLRDRPFLDLRESVTVGSETGLLGIALHPNFARNRRVFVRYSAPPRSGTPDDYSHTFVLSEFEATANGRRAKPDFERAILEIPEPQANHNAGSLAFGPDGYLYLGVGDGGSGGDQGTGHVDDWYDAVSGGNGQDVTENLLGSILRIDVNNREDGKPYAIPDDNPLVGSEGLPEHYAWGFRNPWRFSFDRGDFFVADVGQSAYEEVSLVEKGGNYGWNVKEGTHCYGANDCPDRTPQDVRGGEPLVDPIIEYPHSDAAISGVSVIGGYVYRGSSVPGLRGTYLFADYAASGRLFAATRPTGRQNGAGGGDTDGGQWPTRVLEVAGDDAGKIQRVLSFGRDAAGEVYVLGTGDDGGGLHRVVSAE
- the hisF gene encoding imidazole glycerol phosphate synthase subunit HisF, whose translation is MTLTKRIIPCIDVDVDDDGEAAVYTGVNFEDLQYTGDPVEMAREYNESGADEFVFLDITASAEGRETMLDTVSAVADEVFIPLTVGGGIRTTEDIKETLRAGADKVSINSGAIANPDLIDEGAAAFGSQCIVISVDAERRYDERGEHYAEVDGESCWFECTVKGGREGTGLDVVEWATEAEERGAGELFVNSIDADGTKDGYDIPLTKAVCDAVNTPVIASSGCGGPEDMHEVFEDAGADAALAASIFHYGEYTIREVKEYLDEQGVPVRL